Part of the Nitrosophilus alvini genome, TATAGGATTTATCGGTGCTGATGGGGCCGGGAAAAGCTCACTTATGCACGCTATTGCCGGAGTTAAAAGCTTTTCGGGAGAGATAAGATACAAAGATATTATATACCACTCTCCAAAAGAAGCCGAAAAAGCAAAGCCGTATCTTGGTCTTATGCCCCAGGGTATCGGACTTATGCTTTATGATCTGCTAAGTGTTGAAGAGCATCTTGAGTTTTTCTCGGAGATAAGAGGGGTAAAAAAGGATAGAAAATTTTTTGAATACAGGCGCAGACTCCTCAAAATGGCCGGCCTTGAAAAGTTTACAAAAAGGGAGGCCGGAAAGCTGAGCGGCGGTATGAGACAGAAACTCTCTCTTATATGTACACTTATTCACAAACCCAAACTTCTGATACTCGACGAACCCACTACCGGAGTGGATCCTTTGAGCCGCCTTGAACTATGGGAGATTCTTGACGACATTAGAAAAAAACAAAACTCTTTGATACTAGTAAGTACTGCCTATATGCAGGAAGCCGGAAAGTCGGACAGAGTACTGCTTTTTGAAGATGGAAAGGTGATAGCCCAGGGCAGTTCAAAAGAGCTTATAGAAAGCGCCAGGCCCTATGTATATGAAAAAACCGAGTGTGAAGAGTGCATATCTGTGCACAATACTACATACTCTGTGAAAAAGCTTGATGCAAAACACAAAGAACCTACACTTGAAGCTCTTTTTTTTATAAACTATCTTAAAAAATATAAAAAGCCCCCCGAAATCAAAACACCCAAAAAAGAGAAACAGCGAAAGATACCCCCTGTTATACTCGAAGCAAAAGGATTGACCAAAAGATTTGACAGCTTTGTCGCAAACGATCATATAGATATGAAGCTAAAATCTGGTGAAATACTCGGCCTTTTGGGTGCAAACGGAGCCGGAAAAACCACTTTCATCAAAATGCTCTTGGGGCTTTATCCTATCGATGAAGGCGAACTCTATCTGCTTGGAAGAAGAATAAAAACCGGCAAAGACAGAGAACATTTGAAAAATCTGATAGGATATGTCAGCCAAAGATTTGCTCTTTACAGCGACATGACAATAAGGGAAAATCTCAACTATTTTGCATCAATGCATAAAATAGATATCTTAACTGCCGCAAAACTGATAGAGAAATATGCACAAAATCTCGGCTTCAAAGAGTACCTTGACGATTTTCCCAAAAATCTGCCTCTTGGAATAAACCAGCGCTTCTCCGTCGCTGCAGCTCTTATGCATGAACCTGTAGTTCTTTTTCTTGACGAACCCACATCCGGTGTAGACGTTATTGCAAGAGCGCAGTTTTGGCAGCTTTTAAGAGCACTGAAAGAGGAGTGGGGCATTTCTATACTTATCACTACCCATTATATGAATGAAGCAGAGTTCTGCGACCGTGTAGTCGTTCTCAAACAAGGCAAAAAGATAGCGGACGACAGTGTGGAAAACCTATATAAAAATTTTCCCGAAGCAAAAAGTTTCGAAGATATCTTTTTACAGTTTTATAAAAGTGATACCGGTTATTAAGATTAGCGTATCCCGAAAGGATTGGTTTTGAGACTAAATGTCATTAAAGCATATATTTTAAAAGAGTTTACAGAACTTTTTCGCTCAAAAATAATAGTTATGGTCTATTTTATGCCTACAATGATTATCATTCTATTCGGATACGGTATCAGAATGGAGGTAACTGATATAAGAACGGTTATTCTTGACTACGACAACTCCAAACTATCTTTGGATCTTATCTCAAAATTTGAAAATTCCAGATATTTTGACGTTGATACACTGAATATATCCGAAAAAGATGCCCTGAGTCTTATAAAAAAGGCAAAAAAAGATATCATCATAATTATCCCCGCAGGATTTGAAAAAAATCTTTTAAAAGGCATAAAAAGCGAAATAGGTATATTTATCGATGCTTCCTTTCCGGTAAGGTCAACAACAATGGAAAATTATACAAAAGGGGTTATTTTGCATGAGGCCGCAAATCTTGCATCCGAAAAAGGAATCGAGCCGAAAAAACTGATCGAAATAAACCAAAGATACCTGTTCAATCAGGGTCTCAGAGACGAAGATATGATAGTTCCCGGCCTCATTGGTCTTGTTTTACTTGTAGCTCCCGCAATATTGTCGGCCTTGCTTATAGTAAAAGAGAAAGAAAAAGGGACGATTTTCAATTTCTACTCGTCCCCTGTAAAAAAAAGCGAATTTCTCATAGCAAAACTGACTCCGCCGTTTCTTCTGCATTCAGTCAATATTTTCATACTGTTTTTATGGGCCACATATCTTTTTGATGTCCCTTTCAGAGGCAGTTTCTGGCTATACTGGCTCTCTTCGGAACTCTATATAATAATCAGTATAGGTATCGGCCTTCTGGTATCCATAATTACTTCTACGCAGATAGTAGCGGTAGTTCTTTCCATTATAATTACCATTATTCCTGGTTTTTTATATTCCGGAATGTTGATGCCGATATCATCCATGGAAGGGGAGTCCTATATTGAAGCCCATATATATCCGGTTATGTACTACAATCATATTGTTTACGATACATTTCTCGTAGGAAACGGTATCGAGTCTCCTAAAAACCTTTTATATCTTTTCATACTTGCAGCTTACGGGCTTTTTCTGATTTTTTTGGGATCTTCGATGATAAAAAAGGAGCTTAAATGATCTCCTATATAAAACAGTTCTGGACCATCGTGGCAAAAGAGCTGTTCAGCTTTCTGAGGTCTTGGGGGCTCGTTGCGGTAGTCCTGTACTCTTTTACACTCGATATCTATATAGCCGGGAAAGGAATAAGTCTGGAGGCAAAAAATATAAGTGTGGGTGTCTTTGACAATACCAGCGGTGCTTTGAGTAACAAAATCGTCTCATCTTTACACAAACCGCAGTTTAAAAAGCCGGTTTTTTTCAAATCCGAAAAAGAGCTGCAAGACGCAATATTCAATAGAGACATAATGATGGGGCTTATATTTGATTCCGACTTTGAAAAAGAGTATTTTCAAAACAAAAATCCCAGAATTGATGTTATACTTGACTCAACTGCGGCAACGCAGGCGTATATGGCACTTCAATATCTGGCAAACATTGCAATGGATGTCTCTAAAATTGAAAATCTGTTTCCTATCGAACTGAAAATACACAAACTCTTCAACGAAAATGCCGAAAACTCCTATTTTATGGCCATATCCGAGATGCTATCCATCATAACACTTATAGGAGTGATACTCAGTGCGGCAGTTTTCGTAAAAGAGAAGGAACAGGGAACCTGGGACATGATGCTTCTTATGCCGATTAACTCGAAAATTACCATACTTGCAAAAAGCTTTTCTCAGGTTATTATCATACTTGTGGGCACTTTTTTGTCAGTTGGACTTATACTGTTCGGCGCTTTCGATGTCCCTTTAAACGGCTCTTTAATGGCTTTTTTTGCATTGAGCTTCTTTTTTACATTCACTATTGCGGGTATAGGTCTTTTCATTGCCGCTGCTTCAAAATCGATGATGCAGGTAACACAGTTATCTGTAATAATTATGATGCCGCTTATATTCCTGAGCGGCGCATGGACGCCCATATATGCAATGCATCCTGTTTTACAATATATGTCACTGTTTTCACCTTTGAGATTTTATATAGAGGGTACTGAGAGTATATTTTTCAGAGGAACGCCGATTGAGGATTTATGGATATACTTTGCCGGTGTTCTGATTTTGGGGATTCCTCTTTTTCTATACGGTTTCAGAAAAATAGGAAAACTGTTTTGAAATTTTTGCAAAACTTTTATATACTGAATTTAATGCTCTAGAAATGAGGTGTTGAATGGAAAAAGAAAAATACAAAAAAGAACTGTACCATCTGCAGGTGGAGCTTGTTAAATTTCAGCGCCACGTTATCAATAACGACATAAAAGTATGTGTGCTTATCGAAGGCAGAGACGCGGCAGGAAAAGACGGAACGATAAAAAGGTTTACCGAACATATGAGTCCGAGAGATACAAGAATAGTCGCACTGGGAAAACCGACGGAAATCGATAAAAAATACTGGTATTTTCAAAGATATATTCATTATCTGCCAAGAGGCGGGGAGATAGTCTTTTTCAACCGCAGCTGGTACAACAGAGCGGGTGTGGAAAAAGTGATGGGTTTTTGCACAAAAAAGCAGTATGAAAAATTTATGGAGCAGGTTCCCAATTTCGAACATCTCCTTGTTCACGACGGAATGCTGTTTTTCAAATACTATCTTGATATAAGCAAAGAAGAGCAGAAAAGAAGACTCGAAGAGAGGAAAAAAAATCCCTTGAAGCAGTGGAAATTGAGTCCCATAGATGATATGGCACAAAAACTGTGGAAAGAGTATTCTCTGGCACGAGATGAGATGTTTTCAATGACACATTTTGCATATGCTCCCTGGACGATAGTGAGAGCCGATGACAAAAAAAATGCGAGACTCAATATCATAAAAAATTTTCTAAGCAGAGTAGACTACCCCGAAAAAGATGAAAAAATCTGCATTTTTGACCCAAATACGGTTTTTGACTTTGATATAAGCTGTTATGAGAAAGGAATGATTGCTCCTTAAATTTTGTATGTTTAAAATATTTTTTAAATATATAAGCTATAATTATCTTATCCCTATCCAAAAATTACCAAGGCATAGCTGTGCATATTAAAAACAGGATACTTGTAGCCGTAGCTATTTTGATAGCCACAGCGACAGTAGCCAATCTCTTTTTTGAAGCTCTTAAAGAGAAAGAAAATCTCAAAAGAAAAATTGCAGTATACGAAACTCTTTTACACTCTTTTTTTGAAAAGAGACAAAAAGAGTATACAACTTTTTTTTCACAAAGAGCTGCATTTTTTGAAAAAATTCCCGAAATAGTCCTCTCGATTGAAAACAAAGAGAGAGAAAAACTTATCGACACAATGCAGGAAATTTACAAAAAATCCTCTTTTAAAAGCAGCAATGCAACAGATATTTTTTACTCTTCCGACCTTATGTTTTCAGTCAATACAAAAGAACCGGACAAATATGTGGATCTACAAAAACATCTGCTTGTTAAAAAATCCTTAAAAGAGAAAAAAATATATAGCGGTTTTGAAAAAAGTGAAAAAGGTATCTTTTTTGAAACAGTTTCCCCGATTATATTTGAAAACAGATTTATAGGTGTTGTAGAAACAACTATACCTGCCTCTTCTTTTGCAAAAGATTTTGAAAGTATCTTCAAATCCAACAAATTGGCGGTAGTATCTCCAAACGGAAGCAGTAGAGAAAACAATAAGCAAGAGATACCCAATTTTACCTCTTTCATGCTAAAACTTTTTGGACTAGATTTTATCGAGTTTAATAATGAGAGATATTTTTACAGGCACTATATCCCGCTCACAGACATTTCAGGCAATACTCTCGCTTATGTAAAAGTGTATCAGGATGTCTCTACAGGCGTGAAAGACTTTTACAGTGCGATTGTAAGAACTTTTGCAATAAGTATCAGTGTAATATTTTTGATAATTCTTTTTCTTAAATTTTATTTGGAAAAGATTTTTGAAAAACTGAACAAATATCACGAAAGACTTGAAAAAGCACAAAAAATTGCCCACCTTGCAAGCTGGGAGTACGATCTGGAAACAAAAGAGTTTACAGTATCAAGCTCTCTGTTCGAAATTTTAGAGATAGAAAAGAGAAGAATGCTCAGCATAAAAGAGTGCAACCGTTTTATAGTCCCAGATAACAGAGAGTATGTAAAAAAGAGTATCATAAAAGCTTTCAGAGAAAAAAGCGAATGGGATATAGAGTATAAAATAACAACCGAAAAAGGAAATTTAAAATTCATTCACTCTAAAGGTTTCATAAAAACCGATAAAAACGGTAAACCTTTAAAACTCTTTGCAACGATACAGGATGTCACAGAGATAAGAGAGAAAGAGAGGGAACTTAAACTTTACAAAAAAGTTATAGACAACAGCATCGAAGGTGTTATCATAACTGACAGCCATAATAACATCATCTACGTAAACAGTGTATTTACTGAGCTTACAGGATATACTGAAGAAGAAGTTATCGGGAAAAAACCGAATATACTTAGTTCCGGCAGACACGGAAAAGATTTTTATAAAAAGATGTGGAAATCCCTTTATGAAAAAGGGTTTTGGCAAGGCGAAATATGGAATAGACGAAAAAACGGGGAAGTATATCCCGAATGGCTCAACATCTCCACAGTAAAAGACGAAAACGGAAAAATACTCTATTTTGCTGCAACTTTTGCCGATATCACACACCATAAACTTTCAAAAGAGAGATATCTTCAGTTAGCACACTACGATATTTTGACTGGCCTTCCCAATAGACTGCTTCTTTTGGACAGACTTCAGGCCAGCATTTCACATGCAAAAAGAAACAGTAAACCTTTTGCAGTTATGTTTATAGATATGGACAGATTCAAACATATAAACGATACATTAGGACACTCCGTTGGAGATATTCTTATAAAACAGATGGGAGAAAGACTGAAATCATGTTTTAGAGAAACTGATACCGTTTCAAGAGTCGGTGGAGACGAATTTATAGTTCTTATAGAAAATCTCAATAATAAAAACAACGTTCTAAATCTGGCAAAAAAAGTGATAAAAGCCGTTAATAAACCTTTCCGAATAAAAGGGTATGAACTGTTTGTAACCGTAAGTATAGGTATAGCCATATATCCCAAAGACGGCACTACAACAGATGAGCTTCTAAATCATGCCGATATGGCTATGTACAAAGCAAAAGAGCTGGGTAAAAACAGATTTATGTTTTTCGAAAGAGAGATGAACAGGTTTGCCGCTCAAAGACTTTCAATTGAGCATGATTTAAGACGTGCTGTATTAAATGGCGACCTTTTTTTGGAGTATCAACCAAAAATCGAACTTGAAACAGGTAAAATAGTCGGCGCAGAAGCGCTTGTAAGATGGGAACATCCCACTAAAGGACTTATACCCCCTTCAGATTTTATTCCTATAGCCGAAGAAAGCGGAATGATAGCAGATATAGGCAGCCTTGTTCTACAGCATGGAATCGAGCAGATGAACCGATGGAAAAGCGAGTGTAAACAGGATATGATTCTGGCTATCAATGTCTCAGGAGTCCAGCTTTTAAACCCAAAAGAGTTTATAGAATCCCTCGGTTTTTATATAGAAAAATATCCTTCACTCAAGAACAAAATAGAGTTGGAACTGACAGAGAGTATTTTGATGAAAAATATAGATGAAATGATAGAGATGATGTATAGATGTAAAAATCTCGGCTATCACCTTGCGATAGATGATTTTGGGACCGGATACTCTTCACTTAACTATCTTAAACGCTTCCCAATAGATACTTTAAAAATCGACCAGTCATTCATAAAAACACTTGAAATTGATGAAAAGAACAGAGCCATAGTAAAAACTGTCATTTCCATAGCCAAAACCCTCGGTTTCAAAGTTATTGCAGAGGGAGTTGAAAAAAAAGATCATGCACAGTTTCTAAAAAAAGAAAAATGTGATATAGCCCAGGGATACTTTTTTTCAAGACCTCTTTCACCAGAAAAATTTATAGAGCTTTTAAAAGCGCAGCCTTTTGTGAAAAAATTTTCCAAAGTTTTATGATACTATTTTAAAAATTTAAATCTATTTATCGGTACAACAATTATTTACGTGGTTTTTTTGGAGAAATATTTTGCATAATTTGGAAAATTTTTTATCTTTTGAAATAGGAAAAATAAAAAGCGATAACCTTCACGGAGCCTCGTACCTGACAAAAAAGTGTGCAGAACTTATAATATTTTTGGCAAAAAAAGATACAAAACCGGATATTTTGCAAAAAGCCGCCGTTAAACTTGCAGGCGCAAGACCGATGATGGCATCCATTTTCTCTTTTGCAAATTCTCTTCTTTTTTTACTTGACAAACACCCGAAAAAAGAGAAGATCATAAGCTTTTGCAATGAGTTTATCAAAAAATATAATCAAGCTGCTCAAACATCCTCCTCAAACGGAGCAGAACTGATATCTTCCGGTGATACTTTATTGACTCACTCTTTCAGCTCCATCGTTTTTGATGCACTTAAGAGAGCCAAATATTCGGGAAAAGACTTCAAAGTAATATGTACAGAATCAAGACCAGCTTGTGAGGGAGTCAAACTAGCGGAAGAACTTTGTAAAATAGGGATAAAAACAACTCTCATTACAGATGCCGCAGCTCCTTTTATGACAAAAAAGATATCTTTTGTTCTTATCGGTGCAGACGGAACAGGAAATTTCGGTCTGGTACACAAAATAGGTACATATGGAATTGCTCTTTGTGCAAAAGACAACGGTAAAAAAGTTATATCTTTATCGACTTCTCAAAAGTTTTGGCCATACAGTCTCAAACCCCCCTTGGAGCCTCTTAAAAACAGAAATGAAATAGTAAATAACGATTGTTTAGATGTTATAAATATCTATTTTGATTTTACGCCTCTGCATCTCATAGACGCCATCTCAACCGAGAACGGGTTTCTTGGTGCAGATGAGGTGCAAAAACTGTGTAAAAAAATAGAAATACATACTCTTTTAAAGGATAAATATGCTGATAGATTTTAAAAATATAGAACCCATCGAGAGATACAAAATAATGAGTCAAAGCATTTCTCCGCGTCCAATTGCCTGGATAGTAACTCAAGGCAAAAGTCTTAATATCGCCCCTTTCAGCTATTTTTCTCCACTCTCTTCAAATCCTCCCGCTCTTATAGTCTCTATCGGACACAAATCGGACGGCTCTCCAAAAGATACCCTCAAAAATATACTCAAAACAAAAAAATGCACCATCTGTCTGGCAGCTCCCGAAAATCTTGAAAAAATGCACTACAGTTCAAAAGAAGTTGCAGAAGAGATAAGCGAAGCTGAAATGTTTAAGATAAAAACAGAAAAAATCGTTGAAGGTTTTCCGCCGGTCATAACGGAAACACCTTGCGCATTTTTCTGCGAACTGCTGCAAAAAGTTGATCTAAAAGGGAGCAAAACAGTTCCGTTGATACTTGAAGTAAAAGAGTTTTACATAAACGACTCGTATGTTACAGACACACACAGACTCCTTTTTGAACTGGATCTGCTTGGCAGAAGCGGAAAAAACTACATTACAAAATGCAAAAAGATAGAGCCTCCCAAAATACCTTAAGCATCCCTGGTTTCTGATATAATATAAAAAGAAACCAAAAATTAAGGAGGGGACAATGGCAG contains:
- a CDS encoding ABC transporter permease, with the protein product MRLNVIKAYILKEFTELFRSKIIVMVYFMPTMIIILFGYGIRMEVTDIRTVILDYDNSKLSLDLISKFENSRYFDVDTLNISEKDALSLIKKAKKDIIIIIPAGFEKNLLKGIKSEIGIFIDASFPVRSTTMENYTKGVILHEAANLASEKGIEPKKLIEINQRYLFNQGLRDEDMIVPGLIGLVLLVAPAILSALLIVKEKEKGTIFNFYSSPVKKSEFLIAKLTPPFLLHSVNIFILFLWATYLFDVPFRGSFWLYWLSSELYIIISIGIGLLVSIITSTQIVAVVLSIIITIIPGFLYSGMLMPISSMEGESYIEAHIYPVMYYNHIVYDTFLVGNGIESPKNLLYLFILAAYGLFLIFLGSSMIKKELK
- the ppk2 gene encoding polyphosphate kinase 2 — translated: MEKEKYKKELYHLQVELVKFQRHVINNDIKVCVLIEGRDAAGKDGTIKRFTEHMSPRDTRIVALGKPTEIDKKYWYFQRYIHYLPRGGEIVFFNRSWYNRAGVEKVMGFCTKKQYEKFMEQVPNFEHLLVHDGMLFFKYYLDISKEEQKRRLEERKKNPLKQWKLSPIDDMAQKLWKEYSLARDEMFSMTHFAYAPWTIVRADDKKNARLNIIKNFLSRVDYPEKDEKICIFDPNTVFDFDISCYEKGMIAP
- a CDS encoding EAL domain-containing protein, with translation MHIKNRILVAVAILIATATVANLFFEALKEKENLKRKIAVYETLLHSFFEKRQKEYTTFFSQRAAFFEKIPEIVLSIENKEREKLIDTMQEIYKKSSFKSSNATDIFYSSDLMFSVNTKEPDKYVDLQKHLLVKKSLKEKKIYSGFEKSEKGIFFETVSPIIFENRFIGVVETTIPASSFAKDFESIFKSNKLAVVSPNGSSRENNKQEIPNFTSFMLKLFGLDFIEFNNERYFYRHYIPLTDISGNTLAYVKVYQDVSTGVKDFYSAIVRTFAISISVIFLIILFLKFYLEKIFEKLNKYHERLEKAQKIAHLASWEYDLETKEFTVSSSLFEILEIEKRRMLSIKECNRFIVPDNREYVKKSIIKAFREKSEWDIEYKITTEKGNLKFIHSKGFIKTDKNGKPLKLFATIQDVTEIREKERELKLYKKVIDNSIEGVIITDSHNNIIYVNSVFTELTGYTEEEVIGKKPNILSSGRHGKDFYKKMWKSLYEKGFWQGEIWNRRKNGEVYPEWLNISTVKDENGKILYFAATFADITHHKLSKERYLQLAHYDILTGLPNRLLLLDRLQASISHAKRNSKPFAVMFIDMDRFKHINDTLGHSVGDILIKQMGERLKSCFRETDTVSRVGGDEFIVLIENLNNKNNVLNLAKKVIKAVNKPFRIKGYELFVTVSIGIAIYPKDGTTTDELLNHADMAMYKAKELGKNRFMFFEREMNRFAAQRLSIEHDLRRAVLNGDLFLEYQPKIELETGKIVGAEALVRWEHPTKGLIPPSDFIPIAEESGMIADIGSLVLQHGIEQMNRWKSECKQDMILAINVSGVQLLNPKEFIESLGFYIEKYPSLKNKIELELTESILMKNIDEMIEMMYRCKNLGYHLAIDDFGTGYSSLNYLKRFPIDTLKIDQSFIKTLEIDEKNRAIVKTVISIAKTLGFKVIAEGVEKKDHAQFLKKEKCDIAQGYFFSRPLSPEKFIELLKAQPFVKKFSKVL
- a CDS encoding flavin reductase family protein, which encodes MLIDFKNIEPIERYKIMSQSISPRPIAWIVTQGKSLNIAPFSYFSPLSSNPPALIVSIGHKSDGSPKDTLKNILKTKKCTICLAAPENLEKMHYSSKEVAEEISEAEMFKIKTEKIVEGFPPVITETPCAFFCELLQKVDLKGSKTVPLILEVKEFYINDSYVTDTHRLLFELDLLGRSGKNYITKCKKIEPPKIP
- a CDS encoding ATP-binding cassette domain-containing protein; amino-acid sequence: MADLVIKEVSVKYKDITALKPVSFEADSGEIIGFIGADGAGKSSLMHAIAGVKSFSGEIRYKDIIYHSPKEAEKAKPYLGLMPQGIGLMLYDLLSVEEHLEFFSEIRGVKKDRKFFEYRRRLLKMAGLEKFTKREAGKLSGGMRQKLSLICTLIHKPKLLILDEPTTGVDPLSRLELWEILDDIRKKQNSLILVSTAYMQEAGKSDRVLLFEDGKVIAQGSSKELIESARPYVYEKTECEECISVHNTTYSVKKLDAKHKEPTLEALFFINYLKKYKKPPEIKTPKKEKQRKIPPVILEAKGLTKRFDSFVANDHIDMKLKSGEILGLLGANGAGKTTFIKMLLGLYPIDEGELYLLGRRIKTGKDREHLKNLIGYVSQRFALYSDMTIRENLNYFASMHKIDILTAAKLIEKYAQNLGFKEYLDDFPKNLPLGINQRFSVAAALMHEPVVLFLDEPTSGVDVIARAQFWQLLRALKEEWGISILITTHYMNEAEFCDRVVVLKQGKKIADDSVENLYKNFPEAKSFEDIFLQFYKSDTGY
- a CDS encoding ABC transporter permease encodes the protein MISYIKQFWTIVAKELFSFLRSWGLVAVVLYSFTLDIYIAGKGISLEAKNISVGVFDNTSGALSNKIVSSLHKPQFKKPVFFKSEKELQDAIFNRDIMMGLIFDSDFEKEYFQNKNPRIDVILDSTAATQAYMALQYLANIAMDVSKIENLFPIELKIHKLFNENAENSYFMAISEMLSIITLIGVILSAAVFVKEKEQGTWDMMLLMPINSKITILAKSFSQVIIILVGTFLSVGLILFGAFDVPLNGSLMAFFALSFFFTFTIAGIGLFIAAASKSMMQVTQLSVIIMMPLIFLSGAWTPIYAMHPVLQYMSLFSPLRFYIEGTESIFFRGTPIEDLWIYFAGVLILGIPLFLYGFRKIGKLF
- a CDS encoding translation initiation factor eIF-2B — its product is MHNLENFLSFEIGKIKSDNLHGASYLTKKCAELIIFLAKKDTKPDILQKAAVKLAGARPMMASIFSFANSLLFLLDKHPKKEKIISFCNEFIKKYNQAAQTSSSNGAELISSGDTLLTHSFSSIVFDALKRAKYSGKDFKVICTESRPACEGVKLAEELCKIGIKTTLITDAAAPFMTKKISFVLIGADGTGNFGLVHKIGTYGIALCAKDNGKKVISLSTSQKFWPYSLKPPLEPLKNRNEIVNNDCLDVINIYFDFTPLHLIDAISTENGFLGADEVQKLCKKIEIHTLLKDKYADRF